The region AATTCAAAGCTCAAAACGATGAGTTAAATTCTCAAATGGAGAATGTAAAAGCAAAATTTGAAAAAGAAAAATCAAATCTTGAAAAAGATATTTTAAGCATGTCTTCTCTTTATAAAAACGAGGTTGAGAGGCTAAAGATGGAGCTTGAAAGAAGCGTTAGTGAAAGCTCTGCTTTAAAAAATGAACTTGAAGCTACCGTAAAAGACTTAAGCGAGCAGAATATAAAAAAATCCGAGCAGCTTGAAGCCGATGAATCAAATATAACTTATCTTAAAGAGCAGCTTAGAGAAACTAGCGAACGGCTTGAAGAGGAAATTTTAAACAATAAAAAAGACATTAAAAACTATAAAATCTTAAACGATAAGATAACTTTACTGATCCAAAGCAATATCCAAATCGATAAAGATGCCAAAGAGCAGGTAGCAAACGCCCAAAAAGCTATGCAAGAGTATAAAAAAATATCTGATGAATTTGATGAAAAGATAGCTAAAAAAGATTCTCAGATCAAAGAGCTAAGTGATAAATTTGAAGAGTTTAAGCAAAATTTTAAATCTCAAATAGAGGCTAAAAATGAAGAAAACTCAAGGCTTATCAAAGAGGCCAAAGAGCTAAAAAATTTAGCCGCGATAGGTAAAAATCACGTAGCTATAAAAAACGAGCTTGAACAGACAAAAAAACAGATCGCGCAGGTTCTTGAAGATAGCGAGTATCTAAGTAATGAAAATGAAAATTTAAGAAAGATAATACAGCTGAATTTTAAGAGCGAAGTGCCTAAAAAAGTCGTATTTATAGCTTCGGTGGAGTGCGATGATATGGGTGTGGGATCGGATAAGCCTACTATAACTTGCATAAATAAAGTTACCGAGTTTTTGCAAAAATATAATTCAAACTATTATTTTGAGATAACTCCTATAGTAAGTCAGGGAAATTTTATCGCAACTTCCAAGATCGCCAAGCTTGTACCTAAAAATGAGCTTGAGCGCATAAATACCTACGCAAATTTCGGTATAGGAAGAGAACGTGCAAAAACTGCAGGCAACCTTATACGAGATGAATTTGGAGATTTTTCTCGCATATCTTATAGCAGCGAAATCATCACTTCTTCCACAAAGCAAGGCTTTGTCATCAAGGTTTATAGATGAAAATCATCCAACCAAGAGTAGGCTACAGATACAACAGCGATACGATGATGCTGTACGGCTTTATCTGCGAGGAAGGCTTAAAAGGTAGCGTGCTTGAGGTCGGATGCGGATGTGGAGTGCTTGGACTGCTTCTTAAGCGCGATTTTGAAGCTATTGATCTTGATATGCTTGATATGCAAGAGGTAAATATAAAAATTGCCAAACAAAACGCCGATGAAAACGGCTTAAAAGCTAGCTTCATAACGGCTGATTTTGCTAATTTTGAGTACCAGAAGAGATATGATTTTGTTATCTCAAACCCGCCTTACTATCACGACGGAGCTAAGAAGAGTGAAAACGAGCATATCAAAATAAGTAGATATAGCGAATTTTTGCCTCTTGAAAAGCTTATAAAATCGGTAAATTCGATTATGAAGCCAAGCGGAGTTTTTGTGTTTTGTTATGACGCTAAGCGGCTTAGTGAAATTTTAACTCTTTTAAAAATGTATAAATTTAACCCGACCCGCATAAAATTTGTCCATCCAAAAGCAAACAAAGAGGCAAGTTTGGTTATCATAGAAGCTAAAAAAAATTCAAAAGCTTTAGTTAAAATTTTACCGCCGATATTTATTCTTGAAGGTGAAAGATATACAAAAGAAGCAAGTGAAATTTTTACTCGCGCAGGCACTTTTAGTCAAAGTTGCGAGATATGATTCGCCAAAGCGGCTTTGAGTATGAATTCGACTTTACAAAGTGCGATGAATGCGGAGGTAAGTGCTGCACGGGAGAAAGCGGCTATATATGGATAAATAGCGCCGAGATAGAAGCTCTTGCAGGATTTTTGGATTTAAGCGTAGAAGAATTTAAGGATAAATTTTTAGAAAAACACGGATATAAATTCAGTATCAAAGAAAAAATTTATAAAGACGGCTTTGCCTGCGTCTTTTTTGATGAGGTTAAGCAAAATTGTTCTGTTTATGAATTTCGCCCAAAACAGTGCGTAAGTTTTCCGTTTTGGGATTATTTTAAGACTCATTTTGAGGAATTGGAGGGAGAATGTATAGGAATAAGGCGTTTGTAAGAGTTGTGCTTGCGCTATTTATCTCTTGCTTTTGCTTTGCAAATGAGAAGATAAAGATAGATGAAAATCTTTATATATTAGAGGCTTTAATGGCTGTTGATAATGCTAAACATGACGAGGCTATGGCTATTTACAAGAAGCTTTATGAGGAGACTAAAAAGCCCGCTTATCTAAAAGAGGCGCTTAAATTTGCATTTTTTACCAATAGTGCGGAATTTGATAGCATCATGCAGCTTGCGGAGAAAAATTTAAAAGATGACACCGACTTTCTTCGTATTAAAGGCGCAAGTCTTATGAATACAAATAGGCTTGATGAGGCTAGAAAGGTTATGGAAAGCCTTGTAAAAAAAGAGAGTAAACCTCGCAACCACATAATGCTCGGTACTATCTTGTCAATGCAAAATAATAACGAAGAGGCTCTAGAGCAGTTTAAAATCGTATATGAAAAAGACAAAAGCGATGAAAATTTGCTTAGAATGGTAGAATTTCTTTACAACAAAATGGGCAAAAAAGAAGAGGCACTAAGCTATCTTGAAACATCAAGGCGTATTAACGGCTGTAGTGTGCATGTATGCCTAACGCTTATTGATCTATATATGCAAACGGGCAAGATAAACGATACCGTAGAAATTTACGAGGATCTTTATAAGACTACTAAGGAAAAAGAGTATCTTAATAAGGCCGTAGGCGTGTTTGCTTATCAAAAAAACTATGAGGGTGCGGCTAAATTTTTGCAAAAATACAACCATAATGATAATTTGCTAATGGAAATGTGGGCGATAATGGGTGAGTATGACAAGGCTTATAATAAGGCTAAAGAGCTTTTTGATAAAAGCTTTAACCTTGACTATCAAGCCAAAATGGCTGTATATCAGTATGAAAGAGATGCTAAAAATTTAAGCAAAGAGAGTTTAAAGGAGATTATTCATAACTTTGAAAAATCAGCCCTCAAACTTGATGATCCGATATATTTAAACTACTACGGATACTTGCTTATAGATCACGATGTGGATGTTAAAAAGGGTGTAGAGCTGGTTGAAAAAGCTTTGATTAAAGAGCCAAATTCGGTATATTATCTTGACTCTCTTGCGTGGGGACTTTATAAGCTGGGAGAGTGTAAAAGAGCCGATGAGGTTATGAGTAAAACACTGCACGATGATGAATTTGTAAATTCAACCGAAGCAAAAGAGCATATAAGACTTATCAAGGAGTGCTTAAGTAAAAACCAAGCGCAAAAGGACGCGAAGTGATACTTGATGAGATCATAAGACGCACCAGAGAGGATCTAGAGGAAAAAAAGTCCAAATATCCCAAGGAGTGGCTTGGAAGAAGCCTTGCTTACAATCCTTATGTGCCCAGAGATGTCCTGCCCGCTCTTAAATCAGACGAGAAAGATCCTTTTAAAATAATCGCCGAAGTGAAAAAAGCAAGCCCCAGCAAAGGCGTTATAAGAGAGGAATTTGAGCCTATTTTTATAGCTAAGGATTATGAAAGCGGCGGAGCAAACGCGATATCGGTTTTAACCGAGCCTCATTATTTTAAAGGAAATTTGGAATTTATAACTCAAATTCGTAGGTATGTAAGCGTGCCGTTGCTTAGAAAAGATTTTATAATCGATAAATACCAAATTTTAGAAGCTCTTGTCTATGGAGCCGATTTTATCCTGCTTATAGCAAAGGCATTGGGCTTAAAAGAGCTAAAAGAACTGCTTGAATACGCTCATCATTTAGGACTTGAAGTGCTTGTCGAGGCTCACGATAAGGAAGATATCACGAAGGCTATACTTGCAGGAGCTAATATCATCGGTATAAATCATAGAAATTTGCAAAGTTTTGAGATGGATATGAGTTTGTGCGAAAGCCTTGTGCCATTGATACCTAAGTCAAAAATAATAGTAGCCGAAAGCGGACTTTATGAGCATAGCCAGCTTGAGAATTTAAATAAAATCGGTGTTGATGCCTTTTTGATAGGCGAGCATTTTATGCGCAAGAGCGATCTTGCAAAAGCCGTAAAAGATATAAAGGAGGGATGATGGAGCATCTTTGTGCGCCTTGGAGAAGCGAGTATTTTAATACAAAAAGCGCTGAATGCGTATTTTGTGAGGTTATCAATCATCCTGAAAACGATGATAAGACAGGTGTTTTGTTTCGCGCCAAGCACTGCTTTGGTATTATGAATTTATACCCTTATAGCCCTGGTCATTTTATGGTCATACCTTACGCTCATGTCGACAAGATCGAGGACTTGGACGAAAAGACTTGGCTTGAGATGAGCCTTTTTGTAAGAGAGGGCGTTGTGATTTTAAAGCATGAGTTAAGAGCAACTGGCGTAAATATCGGTATGAATTTGGGCAAAGCCGCAGGTGCGGGAATTGCCGAGCACGTGCATTATCATTTGGTGCCTCGCTGGGAGAGGGATACGAATTTTATCACGACGATTGCCGATTTGAGAGTAAACGGAGTTCCTTTTCATCCGCTTTTTGAAAAGTTAAAAAAGGCTTTTGACGAAATTTTAAGTTTGCGTTAGCCAAATTTTTACTTTTTTGTGTTCCAAATTTTAAAATTTTGAGAGAATTTTCATTAAAATAGCCATATTTCATATTTAATAAATATTTTTTTGAGTAAAATAAATGAATTTGAAATGTAAGGTTTGCAATGAAAATTCTTTGGCTACTATTTTTGTTTGCTTGTATTGGATTTGCCGGAATTTATGACGACTCAAAACTTGATTGTGATGAAATTTTAGCTAATAAAACTCAAATTTTTAGCCCGAATTTTAATCCAAATAGCCCTGATTTAAACAGTATTGATTACGGGTGTGCAAATTCTCTTTTAAATATTCCTGCTGTAAACGAGCTTATGGATTTGGCGGTTAAAATTCGCTCGGAGAGCCGCCTTTGCGTAGGGATTATCGCTGAGAAAAACTTAAATAAGTTTAAATTTACCTTGCTTAAAGCGGGAATTTTTCCTGAAATGTATGCAAAAAGTCTTGATGAGCCTTTGATTTATGAGGCTATCCAAGAGCGGGATAGAGCGTATTTGCGCTACTGGGGTCATCAGAGGATATCGAATTTTTTGCTGTTTAAAGAGTTTAATAAAACCTACAACCTAGCTCTTGATCCGCTTGTAAAACACTACACGAATAACTTTACCATGGATGAAGGAAGTGCGATTTACTATGCCACAAAGGTTGCAAACGAGTTTTTAAAATTTGCCGTTAATTCAAAAGAGCGACAAAATGATGCGACAAGACTTGATATAAGCGAGATAGATAAGCGAGTTATAGATCCTCAATTCTCAAAATACGAGATAAATGAGTTGATATATTCGGGCAAAATTTCTAAAGAGCTGCTTCAAAGCGCTTTTTATACGGCGCTTCTTTACGAAAAAAACGAGGAAATTTTAAGCGAATTTATAAAAATTGGAGCTGAACTTAATTTGGGATACGAGAATTCCTTGTTTTTCTCTCTTAAGAATTTAAGTAACGCTAAATTTTTACTCAAAAACGGCGCGGACGTTAATTATAAAAATTTACTCGGACAAACTCCGCTTTTTATGGCTGTTAGGTTAAATGATTTTGAGGCGGTTAAATTTCTTGTTGAAAATAGAGCCGATATCAACGCTAAAACCATTGATTTAAACACTAAACTCGCCTATATATCAAATTTGGGCGAAGCGGTGCCAAGCTACATAAAGCTTTGTGATTTTGAGCATACTTCAAGGACTATCTTTATGGAAGCTGCTGCTAATAGTGATGTTGAAATTTTGGAGTTTTTGGTTGAAAATGGCGTAGATACGGACGCGATTGACGATGCGGGATTTAACGCATTTGATTATGCCAGAATGGGAAAAAAAGATATAAATTTACAGTATCTTACAACGATTGGCTTAAGTTCAAATTTAAAAAACAGATAAGGAGGAGAGAGTGAAACAGACCGCTTTTATCACGGGAGCAACATCGGGCTTTGGCGAAGCTACGGCAAGAGCGCTTAGTAAAGAGGGCTATAAGCTCATACTTTTAGGACGCCGCGAAGATAGGCTCAAACGACTTGCTGCCGAGCTTGGTAATGCTCATACCATAGCAGCCGACATAAGAGATAAGGAAAAAATTTTTAGAGAAGTTGCAAATTTGCCGGAGAATTTCAAAGACATAGAAATTCTCGTAAATAACGCAGGGCTTGCGCTTGGACAAGAAAAAACAAACGAAGCAAGTATCGAAGACTTTGAAACGATGATAGATACGAATATCAAAGGGCTTTTATATGTAACCAAGGCTGTTTTGCCGATAATGACGGCTCGCAAAAGCGGCTATATCATAAACTTAGGCTCGGTTGCCGGTGAGTGGCCGTATCCGGGCGGAAATGTCTATGGCGGCACAAAAGCCTTTGTTAAGCAGTTTAGCTTTAATCTTAGAAACGATCTGCAAGGTACGGGAATTCGCGTCACTCAAATCGCGCCTGGTATCGCAAAGACCGAATTTAGCCTTGTTAGATTTAAAGGAGATAGCGCAAAAGCCGATGCGGTATATGACAAAACTCGGTTTATCACATCCGAAGATATCGCGCGTATTATAGTTGATTGTATAAATTTACCAAAACACGTAAATATAAATTCGCTTGAAGTTATGGCGACGACGCAGACTTGGGCGGGATTTGCTTTTGAAAGGGAGTAGATGAGATATTTAGCTTTATTTTTACCTATATTGATGTTTGCAGATCCTGCAAAAAATGCCGAATTATTCGGTATATTTACACTTATCCCGCCTGTTGTGGCGATAGTCCTTGCATTTATCACCAAAGATGTTATCTTATCGCTTTTTATAGGTGTATTTAGCGGAACTTATCTGCTAAGCGTTATGAATAACGGTGTGATAATGTCTTTTGTAAAAGGATTTGTCGATATCGTTAAGCGCATAGTAGGCTCAATGGCCGATAGCTGGAACGCAGGCATTATCCTTCAGGTGCTTTGTATAGGTGGCGTGGTAGCTCTTGTAACTAAAATGGGTGGCACCAAAGCTGTTGCTTTATGGCTTAGTAAAAAAGCAAAAACCGGAATTTCAGCTCAAATTTCAACTTGGGTGATGGGGCTTTTTGTCTTTTTTGACGATTATGCAAACGCCCTTATCGTAGGACCTATCATGCGTCCGATAACCGATAAATTTAAAGTTTCAAGAGAAAAGCTTGCTTTTATCATCGACGCAACGGCTGCACCGATAGCAGGAATTGCCATCATATCCACATGGGTCGGACTTGAAATTTCACTCATTAAAAACGGCTACGAGCTAATCGGAATAACCGATATAAACGCATTTGGGATATTTGTAGAGACGATTCCTTATCGCTTTTATAACCTCTTTATGCTTTTGTTTGTGGTCTGTACGGCAATGATGGGGCGCGAATACGGAAGCATGCTTGCAGCAGAGCGTAGAGCTCGCACGGGAGAGCTTCATTCAAGCAAATCAAGAATGGTTGATATCGAGGATAAGACTCTTGAGCCAAAAGAAGGCATCAAGCTTCAGACATCAAACGCCGTTATACCTATATTGGTTCTTATAATAGGCGCTTTTGTTAGTTTTTATTTTAGCGGTCTTAGTTCGCTTGAGGGCGAAACTCTTGAAAAGGCTCTTGCAAATCCGCTTACTTTTGAAACGCTTAGAGAAACTTACGGTGCGGCTGATGCTTCAGTAGCGCTTTTCCAATCAGCTCTTTTAGCTACTATAGTGGCGATACTAATTGGCGTTTATAGAAAAATTTTCGGCGTAAAAGAGGCTATTGAGACTTGGGTTAAAGGCTGGAAAACGATGATAGTTACGATTGTTATCTTGCTTCTTGCGTGGTCTTTGAGTTCGGTTATCAAAGAGCTTGGCACATCAAGGTATCTTGTCGATATGCTTTCAGACGCCACGCCTAAATTTATCCTGCCTGCGACTATATTTATACTTGGCTCTTTTATCTCGTTTTCAACGGGAACCAGCTACGGAACGATGGGAATTTTGATGCCTCTTGCCATACCTCTTGCAAATGCCGTGGGTATAAGCAGCGGGCTTGAGGGCGACGCGCTTCATGCGTATATGATCATAAATATTTCAGCCGTGCTTACGGGGGCGATATTTGGCGATCACTGCTCTCCGATATCAGATACCACCATCCTTTCCTCAATGGGTGCGGGGTGTAACCACATAGACCACGTCCGCACGCAGATGACCTATGCACTTAGCGTAAGCGCCATAAGCATACTTGTAGGATATATACCTGCTTCTTTGGGACTTAGTGTGTGGATAGTGCTTCCTCTTGGGTTTTTAGCGGTATTTTTAACGGTAAGATTTATAGGGCAAAAGGTTTGATTTGACTGCAAGCGAGTGCAAATTTGTAGGAGAGTGCGGAAGTTGCACTCTAAATTTAAGCTATGACGAGCAGGTTGAGTTTAAAAAGAAATTTATAAAAGAAAAATTTAGCGAGTTTTACGGAGGCGAATTTGAGTTTTTTGCCTCCGTGCCGACTTGCTACCGAAGTAGGGCTGAATTTGGTATCTATCACGACAAAGATAAACTAAGCTACTATATGCGTGGAGACAAGCGTAAATTTGTGCTAATTGACGAGTGTTTGAAGGTTGAAGCTAAAATCGCAAATTTAATGCAGCCTCTTTTAAATTTCATCGAAAAAAACGAAAATTTAAAGCATAAACTATTTGGCATCGAGTTTATCTCGACTAAAGATAGCCTGCTTGCTATGCTTTTGTATCACAAGAAGCTTGATGGGCTAAAGAGCGAATTTGATGAGCTTGCAAACAAATTTGACATATCCGTAATCGCAAGAAGCAGAGGACAAAAGCTAGTTAGCGGAAGTGAAAATTTAAGCGAACGACTCTATATAGAGGGCAAGGAGTATAAATTTAGCTTTAGCGAAGGAGCTTTCATACAGCCAAACAGAGCCGTAAACGAAAAGATGATATCTTGGACCAAAGGCTGCGTTCATGGAGCAAACGATCTGCTTGAGATGTATTGTGGTCACGGGAATTTCACTATCCCGCTTGCAAGCGAATTTAATCAAGTTTTGGCAACTGAAATTTCTAAAAAATCGATTGCAAATGCTCTTAAAAACTGCGAGCTAAACGAAGTTAAAAATATCAAATTTATAAGAGTTGGCAGTGAAGAGCTTATGCAGGCTTTTAGCGGAGTGCGAGAATTTCGCAGATTAGAAGGCGTAAATTTAAAAGCCTTTAATTTCTCTCACATCCTTGTCGATCCGCCTCGCGCGGGACTTGATATGAGTGTGATAAATTTCATCAAAAACTACGAAAATATCATCTATATATCCTGTAATCCCGAAACTTTAAAAGAGAATTTAAAAGAGCTTGATAAAAGCCACGAGGCGGTTAAATTTGCGATATTTGACCAGTTTGCAAATACGACTCACATAGAGTGCGGAGTGCTTTTAAGGAGAAGAAGTGCAAATTCATGAAATTTTAAAAACAGCTAAAAACATAGCCATAGTAGGCTTAAGCCCCGATGAGAGCAAGGCTAGCAATGCGGTGGCTAAATTTTTGATAAAAGAGGGGGTTTAGGATTTTCCCTATTTATCCGAAAGAGGATGAAATTTTAGGCTTTAAAGTATATAGAAATTTAAGCGAAATAGATGAAGATATCGACATCGTAGTGATGTTTAGAAAGGGCGAATTTGCAACCGCTCTTGTTGAAGATGTGATAAAAGTAGGTGCTAAAACGCTTTGGCTTTAGCTTGGTATAACAAACAAAGCGGCCAAAGAGCGCGCAAAAGAAGCGGGTGTGAATTTCGTAGAAGACAGGTGTATAAAAATCGAATTACAAAGGCTAGAAAATGATATCGTTAAATAAAATAATCCAAGCAAAACGCGCCATAAGCGGCTTTGTTTATAAGACGCCGTTTGCGTTTAGTCCTAAGCTTAGCTTGCTAAGCGGAGCGCAAATTTATCTTAAAAAAGAGAATTTGCAACGCACGGGAGCTTACAAGATAAGAGGCGCATACAATAAAATAGCAAATTTAAGCGATGAAGAGCGTGCAAAGGGCGTAGTTGCGGCAAGTGCGGGCAATCACGCTCAAGGCGTAGCTATATGCGCTAGGGAGTTTGGTGCGCCAGCCATCATTGTAATGCCCGAATCAACACCGCTTTTAAAGGTTTCAGGCACAAAGGCTCTTGGTGCGCAAGTGATTTTAAAGGGCGATAACTTCGATGAAGCTTACGAATACGCAAACGAATACGCAAGAGAGCGAGGAATGAGCTTCATACACCCTTTTAGCGACGAATTCGTAATGGCGGGGCAGGGCACGGTAGGGCTTGAGATGCTTGATGAAGTCGCCGATCTTGATATGATCATAGTGCCTGTCGGCGGAGGAGGGCTTATAAGCGGTATAGCAAGCTGCGTTAAGCAGGTAAATCCAAACATCAAAGTAATCGGAGTAAGTGCCAAGGGCGCTCCTGCGATGTATGAGAGCTTTAAGGCTAAAAAGAGTAAAAATTCAAAAACCGTTCGAACGATCGCGGACGGTATTGCCGTAAGAGACGCTAGTGAGGTTACTCTTGCGCATATATTAGAGTGCGTTGATGATATAGTTCAGGTTGATGACGAAGAGATAGCAAACGCGATTTTGTTCCTGCTTGAAAATCAAAAGATCATCGTTGAAGGCGCAGGGGCGGTCGGAGTCGCCAGTGTACTTCACTCAAAAGTGAAATTTGAAAAAGACGCAAAGATCGGTATAGTCTTAAGTGGCGGAAATATCGATGTGCAGATGCTAAACATCATCATCGAAAAGGGTCTTATAAAATCGGCCAGAAAGATGACGATAAAGGTTACTTTGGTTGATAAGCCAGGTGCGCTTATGAGTCTAACCGACTGCTTAAAAACCGCAAATGCAAATATCGTTAAGATTGATTACGATAGATTTTCTACCAGTCTTGATTATGGCGATGCAAGTATCACAATCACGCTTGAAACTAAGGGCAAAGAGCATCAAGAGATGGTGCGAAACACTCTAAATGATCATGGGTTTGAATTTACTCAGCTGTTTTAGATAAATTTGGTTTATTGTGCCCGTACGGATTTAAAGCGGTCAAATTTAAGCAAGCTTTTATCTAAATGCAAAGTATGAGGCGGTAAATTTAACAATCCCTTTACCAAATTTTGATAAAATCGCGCTAAAAGGAGAAAGATATGGTTGATTATGTAATAGTTGCGCTTCTAGTTTTGGTTTTGATCGTATTTGGCGTGATATATAAGGTAAATAAGCAGGCTTCAAAAGCGTCAAAAGAGATAAAAAGCGATA is a window of Campylobacter sp. CCUG 57310 DNA encoding:
- a CDS encoding tRNA1(Val) (adenine(37)-N6)-methyltransferase; amino-acid sequence: MKIIQPRVGYRYNSDTMMLYGFICEEGLKGSVLEVGCGCGVLGLLLKRDFEAIDLDMLDMQEVNIKIAKQNADENGLKASFITADFANFEYQKRYDFVISNPPYYHDGAKKSENEHIKISRYSEFLPLEKLIKSVNSIMKPSGVFVFCYDAKRLSEILTLLKMYKFNPTRIKFVHPKANKEASLVIIEAKKNSKALVKILPPIFILEGERYTKEASEIFTRAGTFSQSCEI
- a CDS encoding YkgJ family cysteine cluster protein — its product is MIRQSGFEYEFDFTKCDECGGKCCTGESGYIWINSAEIEALAGFLDLSVEEFKDKFLEKHGYKFSIKEKIYKDGFACVFFDEVKQNCSVYEFRPKQCVSFPFWDYFKTHFEELEGECIGIRRL
- a CDS encoding lipopolysaccharide assembly protein LapB, which translates into the protein MYRNKAFVRVVLALFISCFCFANEKIKIDENLYILEALMAVDNAKHDEAMAIYKKLYEETKKPAYLKEALKFAFFTNSAEFDSIMQLAEKNLKDDTDFLRIKGASLMNTNRLDEARKVMESLVKKESKPRNHIMLGTILSMQNNNEEALEQFKIVYEKDKSDENLLRMVEFLYNKMGKKEEALSYLETSRRINGCSVHVCLTLIDLYMQTGKINDTVEIYEDLYKTTKEKEYLNKAVGVFAYQKNYEGAAKFLQKYNHNDNLLMEMWAIMGEYDKAYNKAKELFDKSFNLDYQAKMAVYQYERDAKNLSKESLKEIIHNFEKSALKLDDPIYLNYYGYLLIDHDVDVKKGVELVEKALIKEPNSVYYLDSLAWGLYKLGECKRADEVMSKTLHDDEFVNSTEAKEHIRLIKECLSKNQAQKDAK
- the trpC gene encoding indole-3-glycerol phosphate synthase TrpC, coding for MILDEIIRRTREDLEEKKSKYPKEWLGRSLAYNPYVPRDVLPALKSDEKDPFKIIAEVKKASPSKGVIREEFEPIFIAKDYESGGANAISVLTEPHYFKGNLEFITQIRRYVSVPLLRKDFIIDKYQILEALVYGADFILLIAKALGLKELKELLEYAHHLGLEVLVEAHDKEDITKAILAGANIIGINHRNLQSFEMDMSLCESLVPLIPKSKIIVAESGLYEHSQLENLNKIGVDAFLIGEHFMRKSDLAKAVKDIKEG
- a CDS encoding HIT domain-containing protein, coding for MEHLCAPWRSEYFNTKSAECVFCEVINHPENDDKTGVLFRAKHCFGIMNLYPYSPGHFMVIPYAHVDKIEDLDEKTWLEMSLFVREGVVILKHELRATGVNIGMNLGKAAGAGIAEHVHYHLVPRWERDTNFITTIADLRVNGVPFHPLFEKLKKAFDEILSLR
- a CDS encoding ankyrin repeat domain-containing protein, whose product is MKILWLLFLFACIGFAGIYDDSKLDCDEILANKTQIFSPNFNPNSPDLNSIDYGCANSLLNIPAVNELMDLAVKIRSESRLCVGIIAEKNLNKFKFTLLKAGIFPEMYAKSLDEPLIYEAIQERDRAYLRYWGHQRISNFLLFKEFNKTYNLALDPLVKHYTNNFTMDEGSAIYYATKVANEFLKFAVNSKERQNDATRLDISEIDKRVIDPQFSKYEINELIYSGKISKELLQSAFYTALLYEKNEEILSEFIKIGAELNLGYENSLFFSLKNLSNAKFLLKNGADVNYKNLLGQTPLFMAVRLNDFEAVKFLVENRADINAKTIDLNTKLAYISNLGEAVPSYIKLCDFEHTSRTIFMEAAANSDVEILEFLVENGVDTDAIDDAGFNAFDYARMGKKDINLQYLTTIGLSSNLKNR
- a CDS encoding SDR family NAD(P)-dependent oxidoreductase; the protein is MKQTAFITGATSGFGEATARALSKEGYKLILLGRREDRLKRLAAELGNAHTIAADIRDKEKIFREVANLPENFKDIEILVNNAGLALGQEKTNEASIEDFETMIDTNIKGLLYVTKAVLPIMTARKSGYIINLGSVAGEWPYPGGNVYGGTKAFVKQFSFNLRNDLQGTGIRVTQIAPGIAKTEFSLVRFKGDSAKADAVYDKTRFITSEDIARIIVDCINLPKHVNINSLEVMATTQTWAGFAFERE
- a CDS encoding Na+/H+ antiporter NhaC family protein, which codes for MRYLALFLPILMFADPAKNAELFGIFTLIPPVVAIVLAFITKDVILSLFIGVFSGTYLLSVMNNGVIMSFVKGFVDIVKRIVGSMADSWNAGIILQVLCIGGVVALVTKMGGTKAVALWLSKKAKTGISAQISTWVMGLFVFFDDYANALIVGPIMRPITDKFKVSREKLAFIIDATAAPIAGIAIISTWVGLEISLIKNGYELIGITDINAFGIFVETIPYRFYNLFMLLFVVCTAMMGREYGSMLAAERRARTGELHSSKSRMVDIEDKTLEPKEGIKLQTSNAVIPILVLIIGAFVSFYFSGLSSLEGETLEKALANPLTFETLRETYGAADASVALFQSALLATIVAILIGVYRKIFGVKEAIETWVKGWKTMIVTIVILLLAWSLSSVIKELGTSRYLVDMLSDATPKFILPATIFILGSFISFSTGTSYGTMGILMPLAIPLANAVGISSGLEGDALHAYMIINISAVLTGAIFGDHCSPISDTTILSSMGAGCNHIDHVRTQMTYALSVSAISILVGYIPASLGLSVWIVLPLGFLAVFLTVRFIGQKV
- the trmA gene encoding tRNA (uridine(54)-C5)-methyltransferase TrmA; translation: MTASECKFVGECGSCTLNLSYDEQVEFKKKFIKEKFSEFYGGEFEFFASVPTCYRSRAEFGIYHDKDKLSYYMRGDKRKFVLIDECLKVEAKIANLMQPLLNFIEKNENLKHKLFGIEFISTKDSLLAMLLYHKKLDGLKSEFDELANKFDISVIARSRGQKLVSGSENLSERLYIEGKEYKFSFSEGAFIQPNRAVNEKMISWTKGCVHGANDLLEMYCGHGNFTIPLASEFNQVLATEISKKSIANALKNCELNEVKNIKFIRVGSEELMQAFSGVREFRRLEGVNLKAFNFSHILVDPPRAGLDMSVINFIKNYENIIYISCNPETLKENLKELDKSHEAVKFAIFDQFANTTHIECGVLLRRRSANS
- the ilvA gene encoding threonine ammonia-lyase codes for the protein MISLNKIIQAKRAISGFVYKTPFAFSPKLSLLSGAQIYLKKENLQRTGAYKIRGAYNKIANLSDEERAKGVVAASAGNHAQGVAICAREFGAPAIIVMPESTPLLKVSGTKALGAQVILKGDNFDEAYEYANEYARERGMSFIHPFSDEFVMAGQGTVGLEMLDEVADLDMIIVPVGGGGLISGIASCVKQVNPNIKVIGVSAKGAPAMYESFKAKKSKNSKTVRTIADGIAVRDASEVTLAHILECVDDIVQVDDEEIANAILFLLENQKIIVEGAGAVGVASVLHSKVKFEKDAKIGIVLSGGNIDVQMLNIIIEKGLIKSARKMTIKVTLVDKPGALMSLTDCLKTANANIVKIDYDRFSTSLDYGDASITITLETKGKEHQEMVRNTLNDHGFEFTQLF